Proteins encoded in a region of the Azospirillum thiophilum genome:
- a CDS encoding glycosyltransferase translates to MTVIAVLPNSVSIAPAQRLVLGRSFLLVSWTMDGPMGRSAEQAGPITPSVNGEAVRPPFTTLSVDTGWGGRRMLSILPAPRDPRAPIHFIANNRVIAELRTETGGADIDTAGLLGSLDGAARLRVLRFLFDFACSTPLLRRDAVFVALCRRLVLDYAAEPPALTIRAIAGGDMLLCAGALSGRFGAISGLVILSPGAVVRAPFDVCIGADPTGKGRIAFDLLVDRGLCAPGNLLVVLGANGVACRRFPDEPAALPTLTDRLNARPGTAATLRHYLLVCLAKRGRSDASAAAAVGELQALAPLPRRQVADAKRPIGASLDLAIPAPDGGLFLAGWLHDPHRLAAELVVRTPFGGERRVERFAKRFPREDVATLYGSTGIDRSGFVLHLPGPPEPAEALQVTAELRLASGGALRLVPPPRPHAHADARAAVLGSLPPRFATPDLLEHVMFPAVAPLHAAHLATRGEPELVVYGERKAKPPVSVIIPLYRTLEFLRFQISSFATDSAMADVELVFVLDSPEQRDEVVHLLHGFHGLYGLPMVLLVQSANYGYSAANNAGVAVARGNRLLFLNSDVVPDRAGWLPQLVAALEECPGVGAVGPKLLFDDDSLQHAGLYFDRDLQGAWYNHHYFKGLPRDFAPACRPRSVPGVTGACLLTTRSVFAAANGFCEDYVIGDFEDSDLCLRMRGQGLDIRYAPSVELYHLERRSIGRHQGYTRGVASEYNRWLHGRRWADRMAELMARDWCAHDEAPPPARKRAGKTAAQVTR, encoded by the coding sequence ATGACCGTCATCGCCGTTTTGCCGAATTCAGTGTCGATCGCTCCCGCCCAACGTCTGGTGCTGGGCCGCAGTTTTCTGCTGGTTTCCTGGACCATGGACGGTCCGATGGGGCGTTCGGCCGAACAGGCCGGTCCGATCACGCCGAGCGTCAATGGCGAAGCGGTACGCCCGCCCTTCACCACGCTGAGCGTCGACACCGGCTGGGGCGGCCGGCGTATGTTGTCGATCCTGCCGGCGCCCCGCGACCCGCGGGCGCCAATCCATTTCATCGCCAACAACCGGGTCATTGCCGAACTGCGAACCGAAACCGGCGGCGCCGACATCGATACCGCGGGCTTGTTGGGCAGTCTGGATGGTGCGGCCCGGCTGCGGGTGTTGCGCTTCCTCTTCGATTTCGCCTGCTCCACCCCACTGCTGCGCCGCGACGCGGTTTTCGTCGCACTGTGCCGCCGGCTGGTGCTGGATTACGCGGCGGAGCCGCCCGCATTGACGATCCGAGCCATCGCAGGCGGTGACATGCTGTTGTGTGCCGGGGCGCTGTCGGGCCGGTTCGGCGCCATAAGCGGTCTGGTGATTCTGTCGCCAGGAGCGGTGGTGCGGGCGCCCTTCGATGTCTGCATTGGCGCAGACCCGACGGGCAAGGGTCGCATCGCCTTTGATCTGCTGGTCGACCGGGGCCTGTGCGCACCCGGCAACCTGCTGGTGGTGCTGGGTGCCAATGGCGTCGCCTGCCGACGCTTTCCCGACGAGCCGGCCGCGCTGCCGACCCTGACCGACCGACTGAATGCCCGTCCCGGCACGGCGGCAACACTGCGTCATTATCTGCTTGTCTGCCTGGCCAAGCGGGGGCGCAGCGACGCCTCCGCCGCGGCGGCTGTCGGCGAACTGCAGGCGCTGGCACCGCTGCCGCGCCGGCAGGTGGCCGACGCCAAGCGCCCGATCGGTGCCTCGCTCGACCTCGCCATTCCGGCGCCCGATGGTGGACTGTTCCTCGCCGGCTGGCTGCACGATCCGCATAGGTTGGCGGCCGAACTGGTGGTGCGTACTCCCTTCGGCGGCGAGCGACGGGTGGAGCGCTTCGCGAAGCGCTTTCCGCGCGAGGACGTCGCGACGCTGTACGGAAGCACCGGCATCGACCGCAGCGGCTTCGTCCTGCACTTGCCGGGCCCCCCGGAGCCGGCGGAGGCGCTCCAGGTGACTGCGGAACTGCGGTTGGCGTCGGGCGGTGCCCTGCGCCTTGTGCCACCGCCGCGCCCGCACGCGCATGCCGATGCCCGTGCCGCGGTGCTGGGTAGCCTGCCGCCACGCTTCGCCACGCCGGACCTGTTGGAGCACGTCATGTTCCCGGCCGTTGCCCCGCTTCACGCGGCCCACCTCGCCACCCGCGGTGAGCCGGAACTGGTCGTTTATGGCGAGCGGAAGGCAAAGCCCCCGGTGTCGGTGATCATTCCGCTCTACCGCACTCTTGAGTTCCTGCGCTTCCAGATATCCAGCTTCGCCACCGACTCGGCGATGGCCGATGTCGAACTGGTCTTCGTGCTCGACAGCCCGGAACAACGCGACGAGGTGGTGCATCTGCTGCACGGCTTCCACGGGCTCTACGGCCTGCCGATGGTGTTGCTGGTGCAGAGTGCCAATTACGGCTATTCGGCCGCCAACAATGCCGGCGTTGCAGTAGCGCGTGGCAACCGGCTGCTGTTCCTGAATTCCGACGTGGTGCCCGACCGCGCCGGCTGGCTGCCGCAACTGGTCGCGGCGCTGGAGGAGTGTCCGGGCGTCGGCGCGGTCGGGCCGAAGCTGCTGTTCGACGACGATAGTCTCCAGCATGCCGGGCTCTACTTCGACCGAGATCTGCAAGGCGCTTGGTATAATCATCATTACTTCAAAGGGCTGCCGCGCGACTTCGCGCCTGCTTGCCGGCCCCGGTCCGTACCAGGCGTCACCGGCGCCTGTTTGCTGACCACCCGCTCCGTTTTCGCGGCGGCCAACGGCTTCTGCGAGGACTATGTCATCGGCGATTTCGAGGATTCGGACCTCTGCCTGCGCATGCGCGGCCAGGGGCTCGACATCCGATACGCGCCGTCGGTGGAACTGTACCATCTGGAACGCCGCTCCATCGGCCGGCACCAGGGTTACACCCGCGGAGTCGCTTCCGAATACAACCGCTGGCTCCATGGTCGCCGCTGGGCCGACCGCATGGCCGAACTGATGGCGCGCGACTGGTGCGCCCACGACGAGGCGCCTCCTCCGGCGCGCAAACGGGCCGGCAAGACAGCAGCACAGGTGACACGATGA
- a CDS encoding HlyD family type I secretion periplasmic adaptor subunit — protein sequence MPAEPSLRNTALAGALAVLVGFGGFLGWACTADLDSAALAAGTVMVESHRKTISHLEGGILRDLLVKDGDLVQAGQVLLRMDSTQSQAVVAQLQGQHWTALARLGRLRAEQSDSPAPLFAADLVKAAHDNPVAAEALAVEERLFRSRRDSYEAQLGIQRRQISQLRDQIVALEAQRVATADRLRYTEDEQRVVQGLLAKGYERRPRLLELQRNVADSQGRLGELMANKSKAEQAIAAAELEMINIGNTRRSGVSTDLQTAQAAVSDLSERLRSADDVLLRQAVTAPQAGRITGLKFFTPGGVVPAGAGILDIVPQDDAMIVEARVSPHDVQNVEVGSKAMVKLTGYRQRAVPPVAGQVVALSADQLEDERTGTFYFAVRISMDATELKALPGVELHPGMPAEVMIHGHARRAIEYFLTPLTDGLQRAFREK from the coding sequence AGCGTTGGCCGTGCTGGTCGGCTTCGGTGGTTTCCTGGGCTGGGCCTGCACCGCCGATTTGGACAGCGCAGCACTGGCTGCTGGGACGGTGATGGTGGAAAGCCATCGCAAGACCATCTCGCATCTCGAAGGCGGCATCCTGCGCGACTTGCTGGTCAAGGACGGCGACCTCGTGCAGGCGGGACAGGTATTGCTGCGGATGGATTCGACGCAGAGCCAGGCGGTGGTGGCTCAGTTGCAGGGGCAGCACTGGACTGCGCTGGCCCGGCTCGGCCGCCTGCGGGCAGAGCAGTCCGACTCGCCGGCCCCGCTGTTCGCCGCCGATCTCGTCAAGGCGGCGCACGACAACCCTGTGGCGGCCGAGGCACTGGCGGTCGAAGAGCGGCTGTTCAGGTCTCGCCGCGACAGCTACGAGGCGCAGTTGGGCATTCAGCGCCGGCAGATTTCGCAACTGCGCGACCAGATCGTGGCGCTGGAAGCGCAGCGCGTCGCCACGGCCGACCGGTTGCGTTACACCGAGGACGAGCAGCGGGTGGTTCAGGGCCTGCTGGCCAAGGGATACGAGCGCCGGCCGCGCCTGCTGGAACTCCAGCGCAACGTCGCGGATTCGCAAGGCCGGCTGGGGGAACTGATGGCGAACAAGTCCAAGGCGGAACAGGCAATCGCCGCCGCCGAGCTGGAGATGATCAACATTGGCAACACGCGGCGGTCGGGGGTGTCGACCGATCTCCAAACCGCCCAGGCAGCCGTTTCCGACCTGTCGGAACGGCTGCGCAGTGCCGACGACGTGCTGCTGCGTCAAGCGGTCACCGCACCGCAGGCGGGGCGGATCACCGGCCTGAAGTTCTTCACGCCGGGCGGCGTCGTTCCGGCCGGCGCCGGTATTCTCGACATCGTGCCGCAGGATGACGCCATGATAGTCGAGGCCCGCGTCTCGCCCCACGATGTGCAGAATGTCGAGGTCGGTAGCAAGGCGATGGTGAAGCTGACCGGTTACCGCCAGCGTGCCGTCCCGCCGGTGGCTGGCCAAGTGGTGGCGTTGTCCGCCGACCAGTTGGAGGACGAGCGCACCGGTACCTTCTATTTTGCTGTGCGGATCAGCATGGATGCCACCGAGCTTAAGGCGCTTCCGGGAGTCGAGCTGCATCCCGGCATGCCGGCGGAGGTGATGATTCATGGCCATGCCCGCCGCGCCATCGAGTATTTCCTGACGCCATTGACTGACGGCCTCCAGAGAGCGTTCCGAGAGAAGTAG
- a CDS encoding calcium-binding protein, which produces MATVPGGSYDDVKIGTNHADLLDGGQGDDLLLGGNGNDTLLGGDGHDALFGGNGQDVLHGGASADVLLGGNGNDIIDGGSGDDIILGGNGDDVLIGGAGRDVLDGGNGDDVLSGGDGADILTGGKGDDILFGGGHDDVLDGGKGDDILRGGTGNDMLSGGDGDDTLFGDEGNDRLEGGKGDDLLSGGAGHDVFIFSGGGGQDVVLDFKAGEDMLQISRNINGLKVTDAVDLAARVTDHNGDAVIDLGHGDSITLKGVSADEVHNHPNDFFVIH; this is translated from the coding sequence ATGGCTACGGTTCCTGGGGGCAGCTACGACGACGTGAAGATCGGCACCAATCATGCCGATCTGCTCGACGGCGGGCAGGGCGACGATCTGTTGCTGGGGGGCAACGGAAACGACACCCTGCTCGGCGGCGATGGGCACGATGCCCTGTTCGGGGGGAACGGACAGGATGTGCTGCATGGCGGGGCGTCGGCGGATGTGTTGCTGGGGGGTAACGGCAACGATATCATCGACGGTGGTTCGGGCGACGACATCATCCTGGGGGGGAATGGTGACGACGTTCTGATCGGTGGTGCCGGCCGCGACGTGCTGGACGGCGGCAATGGCGACGATGTGTTGTCGGGGGGCGACGGCGCCGACATCCTGACTGGCGGCAAGGGCGACGACATCCTGTTCGGCGGCGGTCACGACGACGTATTGGACGGCGGCAAGGGAGACGACATCCTGCGCGGCGGTACTGGCAACGACATGCTGAGCGGTGGCGACGGTGACGACACGCTGTTCGGCGACGAAGGCAACGACCGACTTGAAGGTGGCAAGGGAGATGACCTGCTGTCCGGGGGCGCTGGCCACGACGTCTTCATCTTCTCCGGCGGCGGTGGCCAGGACGTGGTCCTGGACTTCAAGGCGGGCGAAGACATGCTGCAGATCTCCCGCAACATTAACGGCCTGAAGGTGACGGACGCCGTGGATCTGGCTGCTCGCGTTACCGACCACAACGGTGATGCCGTGATCGACCTCGGCCATGGCGACAGCATCACTCTGAAGGGTGTATCGGCCGACGAAGTCCACAACCACCCGAACGACTTCTTCGTCATCCACTGA